The DNA sequence TGGATACCGCGCAGTAACAGTGGATTTTCTGACCGTAATAGACGCCGCCCGGATGCTGCTCCAGGTCAGGCAGGAACATGAGGTCGCAATAGTAAACTATATGCAAAGCCAGGCCGATTTGGAACAGGCGGTGGGTATGGACAGCGATAAAATAGCCCAAAAAATACACCAGTGAGAACAGGCGAATTCGATATGAAAAAAATTGTTATCACCGCGGCGCTGTTTCTGGCCATCGGATTGGGAGCAGGATATCTCATCTTCCGTTACGTGCCCAACAGCAGGCCGAAGATACCTCAAACCGGAATGGAAACAAAAGCCGGCGGCGGGAAGAAAATACTCTACTACAGGGACCCCATGCATCCCTGGTATACTTCCGAGCGGCCCGGGAAGGCGCCGGACTGCGGAATGGACCTCGTGCCGGTATACAAGGACGAAGAAGGAGCTGTCCAGGGAATCAAAATTGACCCGACTGTGGTCCAGAATATCGGGGTGAAGATCGAAGAGGTTACGGTGAGGAACCTTTCCCGCACTGTCCGCGCCCCAGGTAAAATCAGTGCTGATGAGACGCGTTATTCGGTGGTTAACACCAAAGTGTCTGGATGGGTGGAAAAACTCTCTGTCGACTATACCGGCATGCTGGTGGACAAGGGGCAGCCGCTTCTGGATGTGTACAGCCCTGAACTGGTCGCCACCCAGCAGGAATATTTACAGGCCCTGAGCTACCGGAAAAAACTGCAAGGGGGAAGTAGCTCCGATGCGCTCCGGGGCGCAGACCAATTGGTTCAGAGCGCCCGTAACCGCCTCCTGAACTGGGATATCACCGAAAGCGAGATCCAGGCGCTGGATGAACGCGGCGCCCCGGCAAGAACCATGACACTGTATTCCTCGGTGACCGGCATCGTTTTGGAAAAATCGGTGGTGCTGGGCCAGAATATCATGGCCGGGACCGAGCTATTGAGAATTGCCGACCTTTCAGTAGTATGGCTCTGGGCGGATGTTTACCAGAACGAGCTGTCTTTTGTCAAAGTGGGGCAGACCGCGAGGATTTCCGTCTCCAACCTGCCGGGGAAGGTATTCGGCGGCAAAATATCTTTCATATCTCCTACGATGAACGGCGACACGAGGACAGTCCCGGTACGCATCGAGCTGTCGAACACACCCGGTTTGGAGTTGAGGCCGGAGATGTTTGCCACAGTGCAATTCGAGGCGCCCGTCTTACGGAATGTGGTCGCTGTCCCTGAGCAGGCCATCATACGGTCCGGCGAACGCAACATAGCGGTCATGGCGCTTGGCGGGGGGTATTTTGACCCCCGTGAGGTGAAACTGGGAGTCAGCGCCGAAGGCTATATACAGGTGCTTGAGGGCATTCACGCCGGGGAAAAGATCGTGGTTTCCTCTCAATTCCTCATCGATTCCGAAAGCAACCTCAAAGCGGCAGTCGGGCAGATGATGATGCCCGGAATGAACATGCCGATGCCTGCGCCCGCGCCTGGGCAAAAAACCGCGCCGGAGAATAAAGGTCAGGAAATGCCCGGCATGCAGATGGATACCGGCAAGAAAGCGGACGCTCCTTCCGGAAAAGCCCAAGAAAAGGGAAAAACGATATATACCTGCGAGATGCATCCCGAAATCCTGAGCGATAAGCCGGGAAACTGCCCCAAATGCGGAATGAAACTGACGCCGAAAAAATAAGGATTCTCAATGCTCAAAAAAATTATCGAATGGTCTATCCTGAACCGGTTTCTCGTTATCCTGTCGGTCCTGTTTCTCATCGGAATCGG is a window from the Candidatus Latescibacter sp. genome containing:
- a CDS encoding efflux RND transporter periplasmic adaptor subunit — translated: MKKIVITAALFLAIGLGAGYLIFRYVPNSRPKIPQTGMETKAGGGKKILYYRDPMHPWYTSERPGKAPDCGMDLVPVYKDEEGAVQGIKIDPTVVQNIGVKIEEVTVRNLSRTVRAPGKISADETRYSVVNTKVSGWVEKLSVDYTGMLVDKGQPLLDVYSPELVATQQEYLQALSYRKKLQGGSSSDALRGADQLVQSARNRLLNWDITESEIQALDERGAPARTMTLYSSVTGIVLEKSVVLGQNIMAGTELLRIADLSVVWLWADVYQNELSFVKVGQTARISVSNLPGKVFGGKISFISPTMNGDTRTVPVRIELSNTPGLELRPEMFATVQFEAPVLRNVVAVPEQAIIRSGERNIAVMALGGGYFDPREVKLGVSAEGYIQVLEGIHAGEKIVVSSQFLIDSESNLKAAVGQMMMPGMNMPMPAPAPGQKTAPENKGQEMPGMQMDTGKKADAPSGKAQEKGKTIYTCEMHPEILSDKPGNCPKCGMKLTPKK